The following coding sequences are from one Tolumonas lignilytica window:
- a CDS encoding efflux transporter outer membrane subunit, whose protein sequence is MRRYFILSSLTIGVLLSGCAAPDSIHPKNTLFGNNILAHSQSLNADSLSSANWPQEAWWQHFGDQNLNTLINEALKNSPDMQLATARLSQADAQVAAADSLFDPTLNANASMSRSRLSRIEDYSGQGNRFGTSRNLGLNFNYSFDLWGGKRAAWEASVNNLKAAEVDQQAARIALSSGITQTYVQLANAYALEDLAKKDLDRNQHMVEITTNLYKNGLTSEDRLYAAQSSAASAKQTLKQRTLAVAQLKNALAALVGTGPDKAASIGRPNVSVQADFHLPSDLPAALISHRPDITAARWRVEAASKQIDVAKTRFYPNFNLSAMAGFKSVLGDAVFADVSRSWNVTPAISLPIFTADLKANLLSKTADYDTAVAQYNQTLIRALNEVSDNVLALKSVEQQLVDAKDSMDLAEKSYQITEKRYQAGMGSQLEVLMAEQQVLQAESVFTSLKNHQQETQVQLIQSLGGGFSIPASAPTQHIQNN, encoded by the coding sequence ATGCGCAGATATTTCATCTTATCTTCATTAACCATCGGGGTTTTATTATCCGGTTGCGCAGCGCCAGATAGTATTCATCCTAAAAATACCTTATTTGGTAATAACATTTTGGCTCATAGCCAAAGTCTGAACGCAGATAGCTTGTCTTCCGCCAACTGGCCTCAGGAAGCTTGGTGGCAGCATTTTGGCGATCAGAATCTGAACACCCTGATCAACGAAGCACTGAAAAACAGCCCGGATATGCAACTGGCTACTGCCAGATTGAGTCAGGCCGATGCGCAGGTCGCGGCAGCCGACAGTTTGTTTGATCCGACCCTCAACGCCAATGCGAGTATGAGTCGCTCCCGCCTGTCTCGGATAGAAGATTATTCCGGTCAGGGCAATCGTTTCGGCACCAGCCGTAATCTAGGTTTAAATTTTAACTACAGTTTTGATCTGTGGGGTGGAAAACGTGCGGCCTGGGAAGCCAGTGTCAATAACCTGAAAGCGGCTGAAGTCGATCAACAGGCGGCCCGCATTGCCCTTTCCAGTGGGATCACGCAAACCTATGTTCAATTAGCCAATGCCTATGCGTTAGAAGATCTGGCGAAGAAAGACCTGGATCGTAACCAGCATATGGTTGAAATCACAACCAACCTATATAAAAACGGGCTGACCTCGGAAGATCGTCTGTATGCGGCACAAAGCAGTGCTGCCAGCGCAAAACAAACACTGAAACAACGGACTTTAGCCGTCGCCCAGTTAAAAAATGCCTTAGCCGCGCTGGTGGGAACCGGCCCGGATAAAGCAGCCAGTATTGGCCGACCTAATGTCTCGGTACAGGCTGATTTCCATTTGCCAAGTGACTTACCGGCAGCCTTAATCAGCCACAGACCCGACATCACGGCTGCGCGTTGGCGTGTTGAGGCGGCCAGTAAACAAATTGATGTCGCCAAAACCCGCTTCTATCCCAATTTCAATCTGAGTGCGATGGCAGGTTTCAAATCTGTCTTAGGCGATGCGGTATTTGCAGACGTCAGCCGTTCATGGAATGTGACACCGGCTATTTCCTTGCCGATCTTTACTGCGGATCTGAAAGCGAATCTGCTGTCAAAAACGGCGGATTACGATACGGCAGTAGCACAATACAACCAGACCCTGATCCGTGCGCTGAATGAGGTTAGCGACAATGTGTTGGCGCTGAAATCTGTAGAGCAGCAATTGGTGGATGCCAAGGACAGTATGGATCTGGCCGAGAAAAGTTATCAAATCACGGAGAAACGTTATCAGGCCGGTATGGGCAGCCAACTGGAAGTCTTGATGGCGGAACAACAGGTTCTCCAGGCGGAATCTGTCTTTACTTCGCTGAAAAATCATCAGCAGGAAACACAGGTTCAGCTGATTCAGTCATTGGGGGGCGGATTTTCAATCCCAGCGTCAGCCCCTACTCAACATATCCAGAATAATTAG
- a CDS encoding efflux RND transporter periplasmic adaptor subunit: MSHTQSEKKVSTHSGQRKKSLMIFAAALIVAGVGSAYWYFNYGVGTESTDDAYVNGNLVQITPEIAGTVTSITADDGDYVQQGQELVHFDSSDADIAFDNAEANLAHVVRQVRTLFNNVEQAKAVVAEQKIALRKAEADLARRKNMVKAGGLSQEELSHAQDMANSAEKSLAVAEQQLKSQESLINNTTVSTHPLVKTAIGQLRQAYLSKQRTSLVAPVSGYIARRNVQVGQRVTPGSALMAVVPLDQVWVDANFKETQLTTMRIDQPAIVTADLYGDKVKYHAKVESLGIGTGSAFSLLPAQNATGNWIKVVQRLPVRIQLDANDLKAHPLRVGLSMVVDVDTHDTSGQLLAQAAPSKPRYQTDVYTRQMDGADTIINQIIAANDVPSSTLYVKQ; this comes from the coding sequence ATGAGCCATACTCAATCTGAAAAAAAGGTCTCAACACATTCCGGCCAGCGTAAAAAAAGCCTGATGATCTTCGCAGCTGCATTAATCGTTGCCGGTGTGGGCTCTGCTTACTGGTATTTCAATTACGGAGTAGGTACTGAGTCTACTGATGATGCCTATGTCAACGGCAATCTGGTTCAAATCACTCCTGAAATTGCTGGCACAGTAACCAGCATCACCGCCGATGACGGCGACTATGTGCAACAAGGCCAGGAATTGGTGCACTTTGACAGCAGCGATGCCGATATCGCGTTCGACAATGCAGAAGCCAATCTGGCGCACGTCGTCCGTCAGGTTCGTACGCTGTTTAATAATGTTGAACAAGCCAAAGCCGTTGTTGCCGAACAGAAAATTGCACTACGTAAGGCAGAGGCGGATCTTGCTCGTCGTAAAAATATGGTAAAAGCCGGCGGCCTGTCTCAGGAAGAATTAAGCCACGCACAAGACATGGCCAATTCTGCCGAGAAATCATTGGCGGTCGCAGAACAGCAGTTGAAATCACAAGAATCACTGATCAACAACACCACCGTCAGCACGCATCCTCTGGTTAAAACGGCCATTGGTCAGTTACGTCAGGCGTATCTGTCCAAACAGCGTACCAGTCTGGTCGCGCCAGTCTCTGGCTACATCGCGCGCCGTAATGTTCAGGTAGGCCAGCGTGTCACCCCGGGTTCTGCACTCATGGCGGTCGTGCCTTTGGATCAAGTATGGGTTGACGCCAATTTCAAAGAAACACAACTGACCACCATGCGCATTGACCAGCCAGCGATCGTGACTGCCGATCTCTATGGCGATAAGGTTAAATATCACGCCAAAGTGGAAAGCTTAGGGATTGGGACTGGCAGTGCGTTCTCATTGTTGCCCGCACAAAATGCAACCGGCAACTGGATCAAGGTTGTGCAGCGTCTCCCTGTCCGCATTCAGTTGGATGCAAATGACCTGAAAGCACACCCGCTTCGTGTCGGTTTGTCGATGGTGGTCGATGTTGATACGCATGATACCAGCGGTCAATTGCTGGCTCAGGCAGCACCGTCTAAACCTCGCTACCAGACGGATGTTTACACCCGTCAGATGGATGGTGCAGACACTATTATCAACCAAATCATTGCAGCTAACGATGTTCCGTCATCCACGCTCTATGTGAAGCAGTAG
- a CDS encoding DHA2 family efflux MFS transporter permease subunit, producing the protein MSQQQGFQPANLGLCTFAIALGVFMQVLDTTIANVSLPTIAGNMGVSLNQGTWVITSFTVSNAIGLPVTAWLSRRIGEVHLYVGALIFFLTTSFLCGISQSMGELVIFRTLQGLAAAPLFPMSQVLLMSIFPAAKRSMALALLGMVAVVGPIVGPILGGWLTYDYSWPWIFFINIPIGIFAVMVVLSQLKDRPHKPANAPLDYIGFSALILGVGALQIVLDKGNDLDWFNDPWIIAGTAFAAIMLVFLVIWELTDDHPIINLRLFSNRNFRIGTILLTLGYAGFFSINLILPQWLQSQMGYTSVWAGLAAAPMGVIPLFLTPVLGRLGPKLDMRKLAALSFLVISLSCFFRSNFTTDVDFHTVALIQLFMGIGISLFFMPMTTILLSDLTGAAIADAASLSTFIRTLGASFASSITTWFWTHNASLHHSILAEPINLYNPLAAAFQGRNSGTALMSINNTINHQSYMLSTLDLFDILMWLFVALIPFVFLTSRPRATQGGGGAAH; encoded by the coding sequence ATGAGTCAACAGCAAGGGTTCCAGCCGGCGAATCTCGGGCTCTGTACGTTTGCAATTGCACTGGGTGTATTCATGCAGGTGCTCGACACCACCATTGCAAACGTATCGTTGCCAACGATTGCCGGCAATATGGGGGTCAGTCTCAACCAAGGCACTTGGGTGATTACCTCTTTTACAGTCAGTAATGCGATCGGCTTACCGGTTACCGCTTGGTTAAGCCGCCGCATCGGTGAAGTACACTTATATGTCGGCGCGTTGATCTTCTTCCTGACGACCTCCTTTCTTTGCGGGATATCTCAGTCGATGGGCGAATTGGTCATCTTCCGGACATTGCAAGGGTTGGCCGCCGCACCGCTTTTCCCGATGAGTCAGGTTTTGCTGATGTCTATCTTCCCGGCAGCCAAACGCAGTATGGCACTGGCTTTGTTAGGCATGGTGGCGGTCGTTGGCCCCATCGTCGGGCCCATCTTGGGTGGCTGGCTGACTTATGACTACAGTTGGCCCTGGATCTTCTTTATCAACATTCCGATTGGTATTTTTGCCGTGATGGTAGTGTTGTCTCAGTTAAAGGATCGGCCACATAAACCAGCAAATGCACCACTGGATTACATTGGTTTTAGCGCACTGATATTAGGTGTCGGCGCTTTGCAAATTGTATTGGATAAAGGTAACGACCTTGATTGGTTCAACGATCCCTGGATCATTGCCGGTACAGCCTTTGCCGCCATCATGCTGGTCTTCCTCGTGATCTGGGAACTGACAGATGATCACCCGATTATCAATCTGCGACTGTTTTCGAATCGTAATTTCCGGATCGGTACCATATTGCTGACATTGGGTTATGCCGGGTTCTTTAGTATTAACCTGATCCTACCGCAGTGGTTACAAAGTCAGATGGGATACACCTCGGTTTGGGCTGGTCTCGCAGCCGCGCCCATGGGTGTCATACCTCTGTTTTTGACCCCGGTTTTAGGCCGTCTGGGCCCCAAACTCGATATGCGGAAATTGGCTGCGCTTTCGTTTCTGGTGATCAGCCTGAGCTGTTTCTTCCGCTCAAACTTTACCACCGATGTTGATTTCCACACGGTTGCACTCATTCAGCTCTTTATGGGAATTGGTATTTCGCTGTTCTTCATGCCAATGACCACGATCCTGCTCTCGGATCTGACAGGTGCAGCCATTGCGGATGCGGCGTCGTTATCGACCTTTATTCGAACTTTAGGTGCCAGTTTTGCCTCTTCCATTACCACTTGGTTCTGGACACACAATGCGAGCCTGCACCATTCGATACTGGCCGAGCCGATTAATTTGTATAACCCGCTGGCGGCGGCGTTCCAGGGTCGTAACTCAGGCACGGCATTGATGAGTATCAACAACACCATCAATCATCAGTCGTATATGCTTTCTACGCTGGATCTGTTTGATATTCTGATGTGGTTGTTTGTGGCACTGATCCCTTTTGTTTTCCTGACTTCACGTCCAAGGGCAACTCAAGGGGGTGGCGGAGCCGCACATTAA
- a CDS encoding Nramp family divalent metal transporter — protein sequence MLSAMSDDRVRLQAQKAFVTPKKQISLKNILPFIGPAMIAAVAYIDPGNFATNIEAGSRYGYSLLWVILFANIMAMLIQTLSVRLGLATGKNLPQLIRQHYSPKVVWFYWVQAEIVAIATDLAEFLGASLAFNLLFGMSLFEGALLTGVITYAVLYLQRYGFRTLELVIAAMIMAVSLGFAFQLVSTQPDSHAVLQGLVIPQFPDSYAVYLAAGMLGATVMPHVIYLHSALAQNRIITGNDAHRITAMRYYRLDVFIGMSLAGLINMAILLLAAAVFFSRGEHNIASISDSYKLLTIVPGETLPQIIFGVTLLISGLSSSIVGTLSGQVIMQGFVQFTIPLWLRRAITMVPALVIIMLGLSEQKVLVFSQVILSFGIPFALIPLVYFTAKKSLMGNLVNQKWVTFCGVLSAVVIIILNIYVISYSLLV from the coding sequence ATGCTCAGTGCCATGTCAGATGACCGAGTAAGACTTCAGGCGCAGAAGGCGTTTGTTACCCCTAAAAAACAGATCAGCCTGAAGAATATTCTTCCCTTTATTGGCCCAGCCATGATTGCTGCGGTGGCTTATATCGATCCCGGTAATTTTGCGACCAATATTGAAGCGGGTTCCCGCTATGGATATTCCCTGCTGTGGGTGATCTTATTTGCGAACATAATGGCGATGTTGATCCAGACATTGTCTGTCCGGCTAGGATTGGCAACAGGGAAAAATCTGCCGCAGTTGATCCGACAGCACTATTCGCCCAAAGTCGTCTGGTTTTATTGGGTACAGGCTGAAATTGTGGCCATTGCGACCGATCTGGCGGAGTTTCTGGGCGCATCGCTGGCCTTCAATTTGTTGTTCGGCATGTCGTTATTTGAAGGTGCTTTATTAACCGGCGTCATCACTTATGCCGTGCTTTATTTGCAGCGCTATGGTTTCAGAACGCTGGAGCTGGTTATCGCGGCAATGATCATGGCGGTCTCGCTGGGTTTTGCTTTCCAATTAGTCAGCACCCAGCCCGATAGCCACGCCGTGCTGCAAGGTCTGGTGATACCGCAATTTCCTGACTCTTACGCTGTTTATCTGGCGGCAGGCATGTTAGGTGCCACGGTGATGCCGCATGTGATTTATCTGCATTCTGCTTTGGCGCAAAACCGGATCATCACTGGGAACGATGCTCATCGTATCACGGCCATGCGCTATTACCGGTTGGATGTGTTTATTGGCATGAGCTTAGCCGGGCTGATCAATATGGCGATTCTGTTGCTGGCAGCCGCAGTGTTTTTCTCACGGGGAGAACACAACATTGCCTCGATTTCTGATAGCTATAAATTGCTGACGATTGTACCGGGCGAAACATTACCACAAATCATTTTTGGTGTGACGTTACTGATCAGTGGCCTCTCCTCTTCCATTGTCGGCACGCTTTCTGGCCAGGTGATCATGCAGGGGTTTGTGCAGTTTACCATTCCCCTCTGGTTACGCCGGGCAATAACCATGGTGCCTGCACTGGTCATCATCATGCTGGGATTGTCTGAGCAAAAAGTATTGGTCTTCAGCCAGGTAATTTTAAGTTTTGGTATCCCGTTTGCTTTGATCCCTTTGGTCTATTTCACGGCGAAAAAGTCGCTAATGGGGAATCTGGTCAATCAGAAATGGGTCACGTTTTGTGGCGTGTTATCGGCTGTCGTGATCATTATCCTGAATATTTATGTGATCAGTTACAGTCTGCTGGTTTAA
- the cadR gene encoding Cd(II)/Pb(II)-responsive transcriptional regulator gives MKIGELAKLTHCSVETIRFYEKIGLLPLALRTESNYREYQALHLERLRFIRNCRAFDMSHDEIRQLISLVDAHAESCESVNLILDEHIHHIEDRIAELNLLVGQLRTLRESCQQQQGIAECGIVQGLSALALPEKTEHHSHLSK, from the coding sequence ATGAAAATTGGCGAATTAGCGAAACTGACCCATTGTTCGGTAGAGACGATTCGGTTTTACGAGAAAATCGGGTTGCTGCCGTTGGCGCTGCGCACAGAAAGCAACTATCGGGAATATCAGGCACTCCATCTGGAGCGTTTACGTTTCATCCGCAATTGCCGGGCATTTGATATGTCGCATGATGAGATCCGACAGTTGATCTCATTGGTCGATGCTCATGCCGAAAGCTGCGAATCGGTCAATCTGATACTGGATGAGCATATCCACCATATTGAAGATCGTATTGCCGAACTTAATCTGTTAGTGGGTCAATTAAGAACACTGCGGGAGAGTTGCCAGCAACAGCAAGGAATTGCTGAATGCGGGATCGTACAAGGCTTGTCAGCGTTGGCATTGCCGGAAAAAACGGAGCACCACAGTCATCTGAGTAAATAA
- a CDS encoding heavy metal translocating P-type ATPase has protein sequence MGQPEIKKISKISTPAAGHPFTPGKRNAVRRPSVESASEQASPALNVSGISCGCGSCDDEPQTSEPSPVKVEAISCGCSTCGETETAPSDTEQNFISAANQKLLVAGLFAVAAEAISWFGFSEWLAALFALIAVGFSGATTYKKGWQSLRRFDPNMHALMSIAVTGACLLGQWPEAAMVMVLFNIAEYLEGKSLARARNAIRELMSLTPGQALVQQADGTWHARDTHTVKIDEIVRVKPGVRIPLDGIVIRGSSSIDQAPITGESLPVEKKEGDVVYAGTINQQGSFDYRVTTTTQHTLLARIIQSVEQAQGKRAPIQRLVDRFARIYTPIILGIAILVACIPPLFFAAPWFPWIYKALVLLVIGCPCALVLSTPVAIVTALSVAARNGILIKGGHYLELGRRLEVLALDKTGTLTRGKPELTDVIPLADEHRDNCLHLAAALAAHSDHPVSQAIAKGAASATDFHVENITALSGSGIQGMVNEHHLRIINPKALAATIGQPLAFSEQITQLEQQGKTVVVLVKNELPLALFAVADTLKTSSQQAVEELHRLRIQTVMLTGDNAYTAAQIASQAHIDQVFSNQLPEDKLKHIAQLSQQKTVGMVGDGINDAPALARAHIGFAMGGMGSDTAIETADIALMDDDLRKIPLFVRLSLATWRNMLQNITAALGIKMLFLIATLLGLGTLWMAVFADVGTSLLVVANAMRLLRFK, from the coding sequence ATGGGACAACCAGAGATTAAGAAAATCAGTAAAATTTCCACCCCGGCGGCGGGTCATCCGTTTACGCCAGGTAAACGCAATGCGGTACGTCGCCCTTCCGTCGAATCTGCTTCAGAACAGGCCTCGCCGGCATTGAATGTCAGCGGCATTAGCTGTGGCTGTGGATCTTGCGATGATGAACCACAAACCAGTGAACCTTCGCCAGTTAAGGTTGAAGCGATAAGTTGCGGTTGCAGCACCTGCGGTGAAACAGAGACGGCCCCTTCAGACACGGAACAGAATTTCATATCAGCCGCTAACCAGAAACTGCTCGTGGCTGGTCTGTTTGCTGTTGCCGCAGAAGCCATCAGTTGGTTTGGCTTTTCCGAATGGCTGGCCGCCCTATTTGCACTGATTGCCGTCGGATTCAGTGGTGCCACCACCTATAAAAAAGGCTGGCAATCGTTACGACGTTTTGACCCCAACATGCATGCCTTGATGAGTATTGCCGTCACCGGCGCTTGCCTGCTGGGCCAATGGCCAGAAGCCGCCATGGTGATGGTGCTGTTTAATATTGCTGAATATCTAGAAGGAAAATCGCTGGCGCGTGCTCGAAATGCCATTCGGGAACTGATGTCACTGACCCCCGGACAGGCCTTGGTACAGCAAGCCGATGGCACCTGGCATGCTCGTGATACGCATACCGTGAAAATTGATGAGATTGTCAGAGTGAAACCCGGTGTCCGAATTCCTTTAGACGGCATCGTTATCCGGGGAAGTTCCAGCATTGATCAAGCCCCTATTACCGGTGAGAGTTTGCCGGTGGAAAAAAAGGAAGGCGATGTCGTCTATGCAGGCACCATCAATCAGCAAGGCTCTTTCGATTACCGGGTCACCACGACAACCCAACACACCCTGCTCGCCCGGATCATCCAATCGGTCGAACAGGCACAAGGCAAACGCGCCCCGATTCAACGCTTGGTTGATCGTTTCGCTCGGATCTACACGCCGATCATACTGGGGATCGCCATTTTAGTGGCGTGCATCCCTCCGTTGTTTTTTGCCGCACCTTGGTTTCCTTGGATCTATAAAGCGCTGGTGCTATTGGTCATCGGTTGCCCTTGTGCATTAGTGTTATCGACGCCTGTGGCGATTGTCACCGCATTATCTGTGGCTGCCCGTAACGGCATTCTGATTAAGGGTGGACACTACCTTGAGCTGGGCCGACGCCTTGAGGTATTGGCACTGGATAAAACGGGAACGCTTACCCGCGGTAAACCCGAACTAACTGATGTGATCCCTCTGGCTGATGAACATCGTGACAACTGCCTGCACTTGGCGGCGGCACTGGCGGCACATTCCGATCACCCGGTGTCTCAGGCCATTGCTAAAGGGGCTGCATCAGCGACAGATTTCCACGTTGAAAATATAACTGCATTAAGTGGTTCAGGCATTCAGGGGATGGTGAATGAACATCACCTGCGTATCATTAACCCCAAAGCACTGGCCGCTACCATCGGACAGCCGCTCGCGTTCTCCGAACAAATCACACAACTGGAACAGCAAGGTAAAACCGTGGTGGTGCTGGTGAAAAATGAGCTGCCACTGGCACTGTTTGCGGTCGCTGATACGCTGAAAACCAGTAGCCAGCAAGCGGTTGAGGAATTGCATCGCCTGCGGATCCAGACCGTGATGCTAACCGGCGATAACGCATATACCGCGGCACAAATAGCATCACAAGCCCATATTGACCAGGTTTTCAGTAACCAGTTACCCGAAGACAAACTGAAGCACATTGCACAACTTAGCCAGCAGAAAACGGTGGGAATGGTTGGCGACGGAATTAATGACGCTCCGGCTCTGGCGCGGGCTCATATCGGGTTCGCAATGGGTGGCATGGGCAGTGACACCGCGATTGAAACGGCTGATATCGCCCTGATGGACGATGACTTGCGTAAAATTCCGCTGTTTGTACGACTCTCACTGGCAACCTGGCGCAATATGCTGCAGAACATCACGGCTGCACTGGGGATCAAAATGCTATTTCTGATAGCCACATTACTGGGTTTGGGTACATTGTGGATGGCTGTTTTTGCCGATGTTGGCACCAGCCTGTTGGTCGTGGCCAATGCCATGCGACTATTGCGCTTTAAGTAG
- a CDS encoding GNAT family N-acetyltransferase, with product MTIRYAVNEHITSTQFIDLLKETTLGGRRPVDDAERIQGMLDHANLMVTAWQDDRLVGIARSVTDFHFCCYLSDLAVSEKVQATGIGKELIRQTFLQLKPGCKLNLLAAPQAVNYYPKIGLTRHDSAWILDDISALK from the coding sequence ATGACCATTCGTTATGCCGTTAATGAACATATTACGTCAACCCAGTTTATCGATTTACTGAAAGAAACCACCTTGGGTGGACGTCGCCCGGTTGATGATGCCGAACGCATTCAGGGTATGTTGGATCACGCCAATCTCATGGTCACAGCCTGGCAGGATGACAGACTGGTCGGTATTGCCCGCTCAGTCACTGATTTTCATTTTTGCTGTTATCTGTCTGATCTGGCGGTATCGGAAAAAGTACAGGCCACCGGGATCGGCAAGGAACTGATACGCCAGACTTTTCTGCAATTAAAACCCGGCTGTAAACTGAACTTACTGGCTGCACCACAGGCGGTTAATTACTATCCTAAAATCGGTCTGACACGGCATGACAGCGCCTGGATATTGGATGATATCAGCGCACTGAAATAA
- the fumA gene encoding class I fumarate hydratase FumA, whose amino-acid sequence MSNKPFHYQDPFPLAKDDTEYYLLTRDYVSVSEFEGQEILKVAPEGLTLLAQQAFYDASFLLRTSHKQQVAAILDDPEASENDKYVALQFLRNSEIAAKGVLPTCQDTGTAIIMGKKGQRVWTGGGDEAALTRGVYNTYTEQNLRYSQTVALDMYKEINTGTNLPAQIDLYSVDGGEYKFLCIAKGGGSANKTYLYQETKALLTPEKLKKFLVDKMRSLGTAACPPYHIAFVIGGTSADNALKTVKLASARYYDGLPTEGNEHGQAFRDVQLEQELLKEAQNLGLGAQFGGKYFAHDIRVIRLPRHGASCPLAMGVSCSADRNIKAKINRDGIWIEKLETNPGQFIPEELRQQGEGEAVQVNLNRPMKEILAQLSQYPVSTRLSLSGTIIVARDIAHAKLKERIDNGEGLPQYVKDHPIYYAGPAKTPEGYASGSLGPTTAGRMDSYVDLLQSHGGSMIMLAKGNRSQQVTDACHKHGGFYLGSIGGPAAVLAQQSIKSLECVEYPELGMEAIYKIEVENFPAFILVDDKGNDFFQQIQSQQCGTCSKK is encoded by the coding sequence ATGTCGAATAAGCCTTTTCATTATCAAGATCCATTTCCCCTCGCTAAAGACGATACCGAATACTATCTGCTGACTCGCGATTACGTTTCAGTCAGCGAATTTGAAGGTCAGGAGATCCTGAAAGTCGCGCCGGAAGGTTTGACGCTACTGGCGCAACAGGCTTTCTACGATGCCTCTTTTCTACTGCGGACTTCCCATAAGCAGCAAGTTGCCGCGATTCTGGACGATCCGGAAGCCAGTGAAAACGACAAATACGTAGCACTGCAATTCCTGCGTAACTCAGAAATCGCCGCCAAAGGTGTGCTGCCAACCTGTCAGGACACCGGCACGGCTATCATTATGGGGAAAAAAGGTCAGCGTGTCTGGACCGGTGGTGGCGACGAAGCTGCGTTGACGCGTGGTGTTTACAATACCTATACCGAACAAAATCTGCGCTATTCTCAGACAGTGGCGCTGGATATGTATAAGGAAATTAACACCGGTACTAACCTGCCGGCGCAGATCGACCTGTATAGCGTGGATGGGGGCGAATACAAATTCCTGTGTATTGCCAAAGGGGGTGGTTCCGCCAACAAAACTTATCTCTATCAGGAAACTAAAGCACTGCTGACACCGGAAAAACTGAAAAAATTCCTGGTGGACAAGATGCGCTCATTGGGTACCGCTGCGTGCCCGCCATATCATATTGCCTTCGTTATTGGCGGCACATCCGCCGACAACGCACTGAAAACTGTGAAACTGGCTTCTGCCCGTTATTATGATGGTCTGCCAACGGAAGGGAATGAACATGGTCAGGCGTTCCGTGATGTTCAGTTGGAACAAGAGTTGCTGAAAGAAGCACAGAATCTGGGGCTGGGTGCTCAATTTGGCGGTAAATATTTCGCGCATGATATCCGCGTGATCCGTTTGCCACGCCACGGCGCATCCTGCCCGCTGGCGATGGGCGTTTCCTGCTCGGCGGATCGTAACATCAAAGCGAAAATTAACCGCGATGGTATCTGGATCGAGAAACTGGAAACAAATCCTGGTCAGTTCATCCCGGAAGAACTGCGTCAACAGGGGGAAGGTGAAGCCGTGCAGGTGAATCTGAACCGCCCGATGAAGGAGATTTTGGCGCAGTTGTCTCAATATCCGGTTTCAACACGTCTGTCGTTGTCAGGTACCATCATCGTGGCGCGCGATATTGCTCATGCGAAGCTGAAAGAGCGTATCGATAACGGTGAAGGTTTACCGCAATACGTGAAAGATCACCCGATCTATTACGCAGGCCCGGCCAAAACGCCGGAAGGTTATGCTTCAGGTTCTCTAGGCCCAACGACGGCAGGGCGCATGGATTCTTATGTTGATCTGCTGCAATCGCATGGCGGCAGCATGATCATGTTGGCGAAAGGCAACCGCAGTCAGCAGGTAACCGATGCCTGTCATAAACACGGTGGTTTCTATCTGGGTAGCATTGGCGGCCCGGCTGCTGTGCTGGCGCAACAGAGCATCAAGAGTCTGGAATGTGTGGAATACCCTGAATTGGGTATGGAAGCGATCTACAAAATTGAAGTGGAAAACTTCCCGGCATTCATTCTGGTCGATGATAAAGGCAACGATTTCTTCCAGCAGATCCAGAGCCAACAATGTGGCACTTGCAGCAAGAAGTGA